A stretch of Candidatus Sphingomonas phytovorans DNA encodes these proteins:
- a CDS encoding aldo/keto reductase, with product MTNLRRLGSTDLHIAPLVLGGNVFGWTADKAASFAVLDAFVAAGGTMIDTADVYSAWVPGHQGGESESVIGEWLRTSGKRDKVQIATKVGMLPGEGGEKLAPARIAAAAEASLKRLGIERIDLYFAHQDDDAVAQEEALAAFGKLIDAGKVRALGASNFHAGRLKSAHDAATAHGLPQYHVLQPEYNLVSRHKFEGELQDYCVVHDIGVVPYYGLASGFLTGKYRSADDLGKSVRGGRMSDLIEGKGKAVLSAMDDVAAETGATLAQIALAWLAAQPGVTAPIASATSVAQIDELAGSMGLELTEAHLERLTNAGA from the coding sequence ATGACCAATCTTCGCCGCCTGGGATCGACCGATCTCCATATCGCCCCGCTGGTGCTCGGCGGCAACGTCTTCGGCTGGACGGCGGACAAGGCGGCAAGCTTCGCCGTGCTCGATGCCTTCGTCGCGGCGGGCGGCACGATGATCGATACGGCCGATGTCTATTCGGCCTGGGTGCCCGGCCACCAGGGCGGCGAATCCGAAAGCGTGATCGGCGAATGGCTGCGCACCAGCGGCAAGCGCGACAAGGTGCAGATCGCCACCAAGGTCGGCATGCTGCCCGGCGAGGGCGGCGAGAAACTGGCGCCTGCGCGGATCGCCGCCGCGGCGGAGGCGTCGCTCAAGCGGCTCGGGATCGAGCGGATCGATCTCTATTTCGCGCATCAGGACGATGACGCGGTCGCCCAGGAAGAGGCGCTGGCCGCATTCGGCAAGCTGATCGACGCCGGCAAGGTCCGCGCGCTCGGCGCATCCAACTTCCATGCCGGTCGCCTGAAATCGGCTCACGATGCGGCGACCGCGCATGGCTTGCCGCAATATCATGTGCTTCAGCCCGAATATAATCTGGTCAGCCGCCACAAATTCGAGGGCGAGCTGCAGGACTATTGCGTCGTCCACGATATCGGCGTGGTGCCCTATTACGGGCTCGCCTCCGGCTTCCTCACCGGCAAGTACCGCTCGGCCGACGATCTCGGCAAGAGCGTGCGCGGCGGGCGGATGAGCGACCTGATCGAAGGCAAGGGCAAGGCAGTCCTTTCGGCGATGGACGATGTCGCGGCCGAGACAGGCGCGACGCTCGCCCAGATCGCGCTTGCCTGGCTGGCGGCGCAACCCGGCGTCACCGCGCCGATCGCCAGCGCGACCAGTGTCGCGCAGATCGACGAACTGGCCGGGTCGATGGGCCTGGAGTTGACGGAGGCACATCTGGAGCGGCTGACCAACGCCGGCGCCTGA
- a CDS encoding 3-hydroxybutyrate dehydrogenase, whose amino-acid sequence MFLKGKSAIITGSTSGIGLAYAKALAGEGASVMINGFGDAAAIETERAALEATNGAKALYDAADMTDPAAIAAMVKRCHDELGGPDIIINNAGIQHVAPIEDFPADAFEAIIKINLTSAWYMMRAAVPYMKAAKWGRIISTASAHSIVASPNKSAYVMAKFGIAGLTKTIALETATDGITVNCISPGYVWTPLVENQIPDTMKARNMTREQVLNDVLLSAQPTKEFVTSEQVAALGLFLCRDEAKSITGANLSVDGGWTAA is encoded by the coding sequence ATGTTCCTCAAGGGCAAGAGCGCGATCATTACCGGTTCCACCTCGGGCATCGGCCTTGCCTATGCCAAGGCGCTGGCCGGCGAGGGCGCGAGCGTGATGATCAACGGCTTTGGCGATGCCGCGGCGATCGAGACGGAGCGCGCCGCGCTCGAGGCAACGAACGGCGCCAAGGCGCTGTACGATGCCGCGGACATGACTGATCCGGCGGCGATCGCCGCGATGGTCAAGCGCTGCCATGACGAGCTTGGCGGTCCGGACATCATCATCAACAATGCGGGCATCCAGCATGTCGCGCCGATCGAGGATTTCCCGGCCGACGCGTTCGAGGCGATCATCAAGATCAACCTCACCTCGGCCTGGTACATGATGCGCGCGGCGGTGCCGTACATGAAGGCGGCGAAATGGGGCCGGATCATCTCGACCGCCTCGGCCCATTCGATTGTCGCCAGCCCCAACAAAAGCGCCTATGTGATGGCCAAGTTCGGCATTGCCGGCCTGACCAAGACGATCGCGCTCGAGACGGCGACCGACGGCATCACCGTCAATTGCATCTCGCCCGGCTATGTCTGGACGCCCCTTGTCGAGAACCAGATCCCAGACACGATGAAGGCGCGGAACATGACGCGCGAGCAGGTGTTGAACGATGTGTTGCTCTCCGCTCAGCCGACCAAGGAGTTCGTGACGTCGGAACAGGTCGCTGCACTTGGCCTGTTCCTGTGCCGGGACGAGGCGAAGTCGATCACCGGCGCGAACCTGTCGGTCGACGGGGGCTGGACTGCTGCCTAG
- a CDS encoding zinc metallopeptidase, with protein sequence MRLDDFDPNINVEDQRGQGGGFGGGGGGGGMLLGLLPLVFSRFGCGGVVVLLIVFAVFGGGLGSLTGGGGSQFSAPTTQVSDRQAGGSDTKSSCTLNAASKAACNAFSSADKTWAALFSRGGERFVQPKLVFYGGEGRSGCGAAQSAMGPFYCPSDQGIYLDTSFFDELATRFGAKGDFAQDYVIAHEFGHHIQNLLGTSDKVQQQQARSSRAQGNALSVRLELQADCFAGVWAAQNRDRMEPGDLEEGMTAAHAIGDDTLQQEAQGRVVPDSFTHGTSAQRMAWLKRGLDSGDPNQCDTFSGAI encoded by the coding sequence ATGCGGCTCGACGATTTCGATCCCAACATCAATGTCGAGGATCAGCGCGGACAGGGCGGCGGGTTCGGCGGCGGTGGCGGGGGCGGCGGCATGCTGCTCGGGCTGCTGCCGCTGGTGTTCAGCCGGTTCGGCTGTGGCGGCGTGGTCGTCCTGCTGATCGTCTTCGCCGTGTTCGGCGGCGGGCTCGGCTCGCTCACGGGCGGCGGGGGCAGCCAATTCTCCGCGCCGACGACTCAGGTCAGCGATCGCCAGGCCGGGGGTAGCGACACGAAATCGAGCTGCACGCTCAATGCGGCGAGCAAGGCGGCGTGCAACGCGTTCAGCTCGGCCGACAAGACCTGGGCGGCGCTGTTCAGCCGTGGGGGCGAACGCTTCGTCCAGCCCAAGCTGGTCTTCTATGGGGGCGAGGGCCGATCGGGCTGCGGCGCGGCGCAAAGCGCGATGGGCCCGTTCTACTGCCCGAGCGACCAGGGCATCTATCTCGACACCAGCTTCTTCGACGAACTCGCCACCCGCTTCGGCGCCAAGGGCGATTTCGCGCAGGATTATGTGATCGCCCATGAATTCGGCCATCACATCCAGAACCTGCTCGGCACCTCCGACAAGGTGCAGCAGCAGCAGGCGCGATCAAGCCGGGCCCAGGGCAATGCGCTGTCGGTACGGCTCGAACTCCAGGCGGATTGCTTCGCCGGCGTCTGGGCCGCGCAGAATCGCGACCGCATGGAACCGGGCGACCTGGAAGAGGGCATGACCGCCGCCCACGCGATCGGCGACGACACGCTGCAGCAGGAGGCGCAGGGCCGGGTAGTACCCGACAGCTTCACTCATGGCACCTCGGCGCAGCGCATGGCCTGGTTGAAGCGCGGGCTCGACAGCGGCGATCCCAACCAGTGCGATACGTTCAGCGGGGCGATCTAG
- a CDS encoding isocitrate lyase: protein MTYQSDIAQLGQIIGGKNGTWDGIDAEAVARMRVQNRFRTGLDIARYTAAIMRKDMAAYDADPANYTQSLGCWHGFIGQQKLIAIKKHFGSTERRYLYLSGWMIAALRSEFGPLPDQSMHEKTSVPALIEELYTFLRQADARELGMMFRELDAAREAGDQLKEKQLLASVENYQTHVVPIIADIDAGFGNAEATYLLAKKMIEAGACALQIENQVSDEKQCGHQDGKVTVPHEDFLAKVRACRYAFLELGVEDGIIVTRTDSLGAGLTKQIAFSKEPGDLGDQYNAFLDCEEITPENARSGDVVINRDGKLVRPKRLASNLYQFRAGSGEDRCVLDSITSLQNGADLLWIETEKPHIEQIAGMVDRIREVIPNAKLVYNNSPSFNWTLNFRQQVFDAWATEGRDVSAYDRAKLMSVDYDGTELGDEADERIRTFQADSAKRAGIFHHLITLPTYHTAALSTDNLAKEYFGEAGMLGYVLGVQRQEIRQGIACVKHQNMSGSDIGDDHKEYFAGEAALKAGGVHNTMNQFAA from the coding sequence GTGACCTACCAAAGTGACATCGCACAGCTCGGCCAGATCATCGGCGGCAAGAACGGCACCTGGGACGGGATCGATGCCGAGGCAGTGGCGCGCATGCGCGTCCAGAACCGCTTTCGGACCGGGCTCGACATCGCGCGCTATACCGCTGCGATCATGCGCAAGGACATGGCGGCCTATGACGCCGACCCCGCGAACTACACCCAGTCGCTCGGCTGCTGGCACGGCTTCATCGGCCAGCAGAAGCTGATCGCCATCAAGAAGCATTTCGGCTCGACCGAGCGGCGCTATCTCTATCTGTCGGGCTGGATGATCGCAGCGCTCCGGTCGGAATTCGGCCCGCTGCCCGATCAGTCGATGCACGAGAAGACGTCGGTTCCCGCGCTGATCGAGGAACTCTACACCTTCCTGCGCCAGGCTGACGCCCGCGAACTCGGCATGATGTTCCGTGAGCTCGACGCCGCGCGCGAGGCAGGCGATCAGCTTAAGGAGAAGCAGCTCCTCGCGTCGGTCGAGAATTACCAGACTCATGTCGTGCCGATCATCGCCGACATCGATGCCGGCTTCGGCAACGCCGAGGCGACCTATCTGCTTGCGAAGAAGATGATCGAGGCAGGCGCCTGTGCGCTGCAGATCGAGAACCAGGTCTCCGACGAGAAGCAGTGCGGCCACCAGGACGGCAAGGTCACTGTGCCGCACGAGGACTTTCTCGCGAAGGTCCGCGCCTGCCGCTATGCGTTCCTTGAACTCGGCGTCGAGGACGGCATCATCGTCACGCGCACCGACTCGCTGGGTGCTGGCCTGACCAAGCAGATCGCCTTCAGCAAGGAGCCGGGCGATCTGGGCGACCAGTATAACGCATTTCTCGACTGCGAGGAGATCACGCCGGAGAATGCCCGCAGCGGTGACGTTGTCATCAACCGCGACGGCAAGCTGGTGCGGCCCAAGCGGCTGGCATCGAACCTCTATCAGTTCCGCGCCGGCTCGGGCGAGGATCGCTGCGTGCTCGACAGCATCACCTCGCTCCAGAACGGCGCCGACCTGCTGTGGATCGAGACGGAGAAGCCGCATATCGAACAGATCGCCGGCATGGTCGATCGCATCCGCGAGGTGATCCCCAACGCCAAGCTGGTCTACAACAACTCGCCGTCGTTCAACTGGACGCTCAACTTCCGCCAGCAGGTGTTCGATGCCTGGGCGACGGAGGGCAGGGACGTCTCGGCCTATGACCGGGCGAAGCTGATGAGCGTCGACTATGACGGGACCGAACTGGGCGACGAGGCCGACGAACGTATCCGCACCTTCCAGGCTGACAGCGCGAAGCGGGCCGGCATCTTCCATCACCTCATCACGCTGCCGACCTATCACACCGCGGCGCTGTCGACCGACAATCTGGCGAAGGAATATTTCGGCGAGGCCGGCATGCTCGGTTACGTCCTCGGCGTGCAGCGGCAGGAGATCCGCCAGGGCATCGCCTGCGTGAAGCACCAGAACATGTCGGGTTCCGACATCGGCGACGACCACAAGGAATATTTCGCGGGAGAGGCGGCGCTGAAGGCCGGCGGCGTACACAACACGATGAACCAGTTCGCAGCGTAA
- a CDS encoding GFA family protein produces MLKTYHGSCHCGAVKFEADLDLATGTGRCNCSICTKRRAWGVTIKPDAFRLLQGGDSLSDYQFGTLSGHHRFCRTCGCAPFGDGHVEQIGGDFVSIAVNCLDDATPQELADAPVNYANGRDNLWWEKPAITAYL; encoded by the coding sequence ATGCTCAAGACCTATCACGGCAGCTGCCATTGCGGCGCGGTCAAGTTCGAGGCCGACCTCGATCTCGCCACGGGCACTGGCAGGTGCAACTGCTCGATCTGCACCAAGCGGCGGGCCTGGGGGGTGACCATCAAGCCTGACGCCTTCCGCCTTCTCCAGGGCGGGGACTCGCTGTCGGATTATCAGTTCGGCACGCTGTCCGGTCATCACCGCTTCTGCCGGACATGCGGTTGCGCCCCGTTCGGCGACGGCCATGTCGAACAGATCGGGGGCGACTTCGTCAGTATCGCCGTCAACTGCCTCGACGATGCGACCCCGCAGGAACTGGCGGATGCGCCGGTCAACTACGCCAATGGCCGCGACAATCTCTGGTGGGAGAAGCCGGCGATCACCGCCTATCTGTGA
- a CDS encoding YafY family protein, with protein sequence MRRADRLFEIVQILRRERRPITADAIAAELETSKRSVYRDIAALTAQRVPIRGEAGIGYILESGFDLPPLMLSPEEVEAAVLGAQWVAGHGDPALAHAARNLIAKIGAVVPAEMRALVDDPAARTPPAWRMPEDTIDAATLRKAIRAGRKIALSYRAEDGGLTERTVWPALLGYHHSARILIAWCELREDFRSFRLDRIIAAETLDARYPTRPAQLRARWLAELERQRDCDSR encoded by the coding sequence ATGCGCCGCGCCGACCGCCTGTTCGAGATCGTCCAGATCCTGCGCCGGGAGCGCCGCCCGATCACGGCCGACGCGATCGCGGCCGAGCTCGAAACCTCGAAACGATCGGTCTATCGCGATATCGCGGCGCTGACCGCGCAGCGCGTGCCCATCCGGGGCGAAGCGGGAATCGGCTATATCCTGGAAAGCGGCTTCGACCTGCCGCCGCTGATGCTCAGCCCCGAGGAAGTCGAAGCGGCGGTGCTCGGCGCCCAATGGGTGGCGGGGCATGGCGACCCGGCGCTCGCCCATGCGGCGCGCAACCTGATCGCGAAGATCGGCGCCGTGGTGCCGGCCGAGATGCGGGCGCTGGTCGACGATCCCGCGGCACGGACGCCGCCGGCATGGCGGATGCCGGAGGATACAATCGATGCGGCCACGCTGCGCAAGGCGATCCGCGCCGGGCGCAAGATCGCCTTGTCCTATCGCGCCGAGGATGGCGGGCTGACCGAACGGACCGTGTGGCCGGCGCTGCTCGGCTATCACCACAGCGCGCGGATACTGATCGCCTGGTGCGAGCTGCGGGAGGATTTCCGCAGTTTCAGGCTCGACCGGATCATCGCGGCCGAGACCCTAGATGCGCGCTATCCCACCCGCCCAGCCCAATTGCGCGCCCGGTGGCTGGCGGAACTGGAACGCCAACGGGACTGCGATTCCCGTTGA
- a CDS encoding DUF6058 family natural product biosynthesis protein produces the protein MTNLAYIQCWFLTPDLFCRQIGAAPDLVERLVAAGAMPGPIYAEHDGVWWSALEATERPPPGRLWYAPAAMWWGRRALLGLKRGLSVEEATIRNRAHFIATFVEALAAEPLGILAFPGAFAKASVDPEGATRCAEAEWASWTDGGYAVCLRRFSGESCVRKESLARRIRHHMEQVPGYRLDDDALFDLVERLENLMLPFAPWQRRTGSPGRAVDAPLAAMGLGAEMPYDIGGL, from the coding sequence ATGACAAATCTCGCTTATATCCAGTGCTGGTTCCTGACGCCGGACCTTTTTTGTCGACAGATCGGTGCTGCCCCGGATCTCGTCGAACGCCTCGTCGCGGCCGGTGCGATGCCCGGTCCAATCTATGCCGAGCATGACGGGGTCTGGTGGAGTGCGCTCGAGGCGACCGAAAGGCCGCCGCCCGGCAGGCTCTGGTATGCTCCGGCCGCCATGTGGTGGGGGCGCCGCGCGCTGCTTGGTCTGAAGCGAGGCCTGTCCGTCGAGGAAGCGACGATACGGAATCGCGCGCATTTCATCGCGACCTTTGTCGAGGCCCTGGCCGCTGAACCGCTTGGCATTCTTGCCTTTCCCGGCGCCTTCGCGAAAGCGAGCGTCGATCCCGAAGGCGCCACCCGTTGCGCCGAAGCCGAATGGGCAAGCTGGACTGATGGAGGCTATGCCGTCTGCCTGCGCCGGTTCTCGGGCGAGAGTTGCGTCAGGAAGGAATCCCTCGCCCGGCGCATCCGCCATCATATGGAACAGGTACCCGGCTATCGGCTCGACGACGATGCGCTGTTCGACCTCGTTGAGCGACTGGAGAACCTGATGCTGCCCTTCGCCCCATGGCAGCGTCGCACGGGATCACCGGGCCGCGCCGTGGATGCGCCGCTCGCCGCCATGGGGCTTGGTGCCGAGATGCCGTACGATATCGGTGGCCTCTAG
- a CDS encoding short-chain fatty acyl-CoA regulator family protein, which yields MADRKLFAGHAVRRLRRQAGLTQAAMSDVLAISASYLNLVERNQRPLSASLLVKLAESFDFDPRALAAGEPGGGESAIRRRLADPMFADLEIDRNEIEEWLAGAPGGAEAFARAYDRVGVGTAPGEASDPISEVRREIERWRGHFADLDGAAEKLADELRLGAGDLYGAIAERLRVKHQLTIRILPVDVMPDLLRRLDLHARQLQLSETLDPASRTFAAAFQLAQIEARGEIEALAKGAGFADRAAERLYRRHLASYFAAAVMMPYARFLRACEATGYDLELLQRRFGVGFEQVAHRLQTLQRVGARGLPFFMLRLDRAGQASKRFSGASGSPLVEAEGRCPLWRVHHAFDRPGTLAVQLVELEDGARWFTMARTVAPQGRRYGAVPAEFAVGLGVAADFADGLAAARGIDLKGEATPIGLGCRACLRDRCPQRSAPPIGRALLINERERGVSPFTFGGD from the coding sequence ATGGCGGACAGGAAGCTCTTTGCCGGACACGCGGTGCGGCGTCTGCGCCGCCAGGCGGGTCTTACCCAGGCCGCGATGTCCGACGTGCTGGCGATCTCGGCCAGTTACCTGAATCTGGTCGAGCGCAATCAGCGACCCCTGTCGGCCTCGCTGCTGGTCAAGCTGGCCGAAAGCTTCGATTTCGATCCGCGCGCTCTCGCTGCGGGAGAGCCGGGTGGCGGAGAATCGGCGATCCGGCGCCGACTCGCCGATCCGATGTTCGCTGACCTTGAAATCGACCGGAACGAGATCGAGGAATGGCTGGCGGGCGCGCCGGGCGGCGCCGAGGCGTTCGCTCGTGCCTATGACCGGGTCGGGGTGGGTACGGCGCCGGGCGAGGCGAGTGATCCGATTTCCGAGGTGCGACGCGAGATCGAACGGTGGCGCGGTCATTTTGCCGATCTCGACGGGGCGGCGGAGAAGCTGGCTGACGAATTGCGGCTTGGTGCGGGTGATCTTTACGGCGCGATCGCTGAACGCCTTCGGGTCAAGCATCAGCTCACCATCCGAATCCTGCCGGTCGATGTGATGCCTGATCTGCTGCGCCGGCTCGATCTCCATGCGCGCCAGTTGCAATTGAGCGAGACGCTTGATCCGGCATCGCGCACCTTTGCCGCCGCCTTCCAGCTCGCCCAGATCGAGGCGCGGGGTGAGATCGAGGCGCTCGCCAAGGGCGCTGGCTTCGCCGATCGTGCGGCGGAGCGGCTCTATCGTCGCCATCTCGCCAGCTATTTCGCTGCCGCGGTGATGATGCCCTATGCGCGCTTCCTCCGGGCGTGCGAGGCGACTGGCTATGATCTCGAACTGCTCCAGCGGCGGTTCGGCGTCGGTTTCGAGCAGGTCGCGCACCGGTTGCAGACCCTGCAGCGCGTGGGCGCGCGCGGGTTGCCCTTCTTCATGCTCAGGCTCGACCGCGCGGGGCAGGCGTCGAAACGCTTTTCGGGCGCGAGTGGATCGCCACTCGTTGAAGCCGAGGGGCGCTGTCCCCTGTGGCGTGTGCACCATGCCTTCGATCGGCCCGGCACGCTCGCGGTGCAGCTGGTCGAGCTTGAGGATGGCGCTCGCTGGTTCACCATGGCGCGCACCGTGGCGCCGCAGGGCCGGCGCTATGGCGCCGTGCCGGCGGAATTCGCCGTTGGGCTGGGTGTGGCTGCTGACTTCGCCGACGGGTTGGCGGCGGCGCGGGGAATCGATCTCAAGGGCGAGGCGACGCCGATCGGCCTTGGCTGCCGGGCCTGTCTGCGTGATCGCTGTCCGCAACGTTCGGCACCCCCGATCGGGCGGGCTCTGTTGATCAACGAGCGCGAGCGTGGCGTATCCCCCTTCACATTCGGCGGAGATTGA
- a CDS encoding DUF4893 domain-containing protein, with the protein MKRLSLGLCGCALLAGCGGKAHKSVEVAAPPVIVSTTTPPPVPVPPLPAALKTAGADWHKVVTDRDRERLRTWRTAWLTALAKVKAAGRGADLTGQGSLFEPDRALTNPAPPPGRYRCRVFKLGANGTAMRDFTAYPPYECRVNDEGEVSSLYKAGGSQRPVGLLFADSASRQVFLGTMMFGDEKKPMDYGHDNGRDMVGYMERVDERRWRLVLPWPKFESIIDVIELVPAE; encoded by the coding sequence TTGAAAAGACTATCCCTCGGCCTGTGCGGTTGCGCTCTCCTCGCCGGTTGCGGTGGCAAGGCGCACAAGTCCGTCGAGGTTGCCGCGCCGCCGGTGATCGTGTCGACGACCACGCCACCGCCGGTGCCGGTACCACCCTTGCCGGCGGCGCTGAAGACGGCGGGCGCGGACTGGCACAAGGTCGTGACCGACCGTGATCGGGAAAGGCTGCGCACCTGGCGGACCGCCTGGCTCACTGCCCTGGCCAAGGTCAAGGCCGCCGGTCGCGGTGCTGACCTGACCGGGCAAGGCAGCCTGTTCGAGCCCGACCGGGCGCTGACGAATCCGGCGCCTCCCCCGGGGCGGTATCGCTGCCGCGTGTTCAAGCTGGGCGCCAACGGCACCGCGATGCGCGATTTCACTGCCTATCCACCCTATGAATGCCGGGTCAACGACGAGGGCGAGGTATCAAGCCTGTACAAGGCCGGCGGATCGCAGCGCCCGGTTGGGCTGCTGTTCGCCGACAGTGCCTCGCGGCAGGTGTTTCTCGGCACGATGATGTTCGGCGACGAGAAGAAGCCGATGGATTATGGCCACGACAATGGCCGGGACATGGTCGGCTATATGGAGCGCGTCGACGAGAGGCGCTGGCGATTGGTGCTGCCCTGGCCGAAGTTCGAATCGATCATCGACGTGATCGAACTCGTGCCGGCGGAGTAG
- a CDS encoding patatin-like phospholipase family protein — MADVEPTRPPRQADALPLPDCVALVLQGGGALGSFQAGVIEGLATRGIEIDWVAGISIGAVNAAIVAGNPPHKRVEMLTAFWDMVTSSLPSFPIYPDDHIREWLHEWSAGYVMAAGVPGFFTPRMVSPVFAAPGTCEALSFYDSTPLKETLDSLIDWDLLNNGPVRLSVGAVDIESGNFNYFDTTTTRIDARHIMASGALPPGLPPVEIDGKWWWDGGLVSNTPLTHVLDNQSEPLLAFQVDLFAAAAERPKTIMDVAAREKEIRFSSRTRQVSNQVMRIRKDREIARKVLAKLPESMLNDPDVAALAACSAEHPVSLVQLIYRTNAWEGGSRDFEFSARTMREHWHAGREAVAETMVNARLVAANIETGKTAAFDLTVRPPAKSAT, encoded by the coding sequence ATGGCCGATGTCGAACCCACCAGGCCGCCGCGCCAGGCTGATGCGCTGCCGCTGCCCGATTGCGTCGCGCTGGTGCTCCAGGGCGGCGGGGCGCTCGGCAGCTTCCAGGCGGGCGTGATCGAGGGGCTGGCGACGCGCGGAATCGAGATCGACTGGGTCGCCGGAATCTCGATCGGCGCGGTCAACGCTGCGATCGTCGCGGGCAATCCGCCGCACAAGCGGGTCGAGATGCTCACCGCCTTCTGGGACATGGTGACGTCTTCCCTGCCCAGCTTCCCGATCTATCCCGACGATCATATCCGCGAATGGCTGCACGAATGGTCGGCCGGCTATGTCATGGCGGCTGGCGTGCCCGGCTTCTTCACGCCCCGCATGGTTTCGCCGGTATTCGCCGCGCCAGGCACGTGCGAGGCGCTGAGCTTCTATGATTCGACGCCACTGAAGGAGACGCTCGATTCGCTGATCGACTGGGATCTGCTGAACAACGGGCCGGTGCGGCTCTCCGTCGGCGCGGTCGATATCGAGAGTGGCAACTTCAACTATTTCGACACGACCACGACCCGGATCGACGCGCGGCATATCATGGCATCGGGGGCGCTGCCGCCCGGCCTCCCGCCGGTCGAGATCGACGGGAAATGGTGGTGGGACGGGGGGCTCGTCTCCAACACTCCACTGACTCATGTGCTGGACAACCAGTCCGAGCCACTGCTCGCGTTTCAGGTCGATCTTTTCGCCGCGGCGGCCGAACGGCCCAAGACGATTATGGATGTCGCGGCGCGCGAGAAGGAGATCCGCTTCTCGAGCCGGACCCGGCAGGTGTCCAATCAGGTGATGCGAATCCGCAAGGATCGGGAGATCGCGCGCAAGGTGCTCGCCAAGCTGCCGGAATCGATGCTGAACGATCCCGATGTCGCGGCGCTTGCCGCCTGCTCGGCTGAGCACCCGGTCAGCCTCGTCCAGCTCATCTATCGCACCAACGCCTGGGAAGGCGGATCGCGCGACTTCGAATTCTCGGCGCGGACCATGCGCGAGCACTGGCATGCCGGGCGCGAGGCGGTCGCCGAGACGATGGTCAATGCACGCCTCGTTGCGGCGAACATCGAAACCGGCAAGACAGCGGCGTTCGACCTGACGGTGCGCCCCCCGGCCAAATCCGCCACCTGA
- a CDS encoding cation diffusion facilitator family transporter, producing MAATKHGGSNFVIYAALAANLGIAVAKFVAAAISGSSSMLTEGFHSVVDSLNQVLLLYGQKRGRRPPDADHPFGYGRELYFWSFVVAILIFAVGAGVSIYEGWVHIAEPEPLRDPTINYVVLAVAFAMEGASWLFAMREFAGSVRGTSWWQAVRASKDPAGFIVLFEDSAALAGLVIAAIGVWASHAWGDPRIDGVASIAIGLLLGVVAALLAREAKGLLIGEGADPAVVAQVRKIVDSRPEIIWVNHVRTLHTAPDRIFVAISADFSATLSMGDAEPLIEAIESELKAALPMLSSIYIRPERREDAPILHLNEAENGG from the coding sequence GTGGCGGCGACCAAGCATGGCGGCTCCAACTTCGTCATCTATGCGGCGCTCGCGGCCAATCTCGGCATCGCCGTCGCGAAGTTCGTGGCGGCGGCCATTTCGGGCTCGTCCTCGATGCTCACCGAAGGTTTCCACTCGGTCGTCGACAGCCTCAACCAGGTCCTGCTGCTCTACGGCCAGAAACGCGGGCGCCGCCCGCCCGATGCCGATCATCCCTTCGGCTATGGTCGCGAACTGTATTTCTGGAGCTTCGTTGTCGCGATCCTGATCTTCGCGGTCGGCGCTGGCGTGTCGATCTATGAGGGCTGGGTCCATATCGCCGAGCCGGAGCCACTCCGCGACCCGACGATCAACTATGTCGTGCTTGCCGTCGCCTTCGCGATGGAAGGCGCGTCCTGGCTGTTCGCCATGCGCGAGTTTGCCGGGTCGGTGCGCGGCACGAGCTGGTGGCAGGCGGTGCGCGCGTCGAAGGACCCGGCCGGCTTCATCGTGCTGTTCGAAGATTCGGCCGCGCTGGCGGGCCTCGTGATCGCCGCGATCGGCGTGTGGGCAAGCCATGCCTGGGGTGATCCCCGCATCGACGGCGTCGCCTCGATCGCGATCGGCCTGCTGCTCGGCGTGGTCGCGGCCCTGCTCGCGCGGGAAGCCAAGGGCCTGCTGATCGGCGAAGGCGCGGATCCCGCGGTCGTCGCGCAGGTGCGCAAGATCGTCGATTCACGTCCGGAGATCATCTGGGTGAACCATGTCCGCACGCTCCACACCGCGCCCGACCGGATCTTCGTCGCGATCAGCGCCGATTTCAGCGCCACGCTCAGCATGGGCGACGCCGAGCCGCTGATCGAAGCGATCGAAAGCGAGCTCAAGGCAGCCCTGCCGATGCTCTCCTCGATCTATATCCGCCCGGAGCGGCGGGAGGATGCGCCCATTCTCCATCTCAATGAAGCGGAGAACGGCGGCTGA